Below is a genomic region from Cynocephalus volans isolate mCynVol1 chromosome 14, mCynVol1.pri, whole genome shotgun sequence.
GTGTACAGTAACCAATTAGTGTGACAAGGTGTCCAGATGACTTGGTTTCCTAATAATCCCACTGACTAAGCCAGCAGTTGCTTCACATCTTGCTGAAGAAGAAACACCAAAAAATGGACCAAGAAATGTTCGTTGCTTTTTGTTGATTTAAGTGTGAACTTTAAGTGGATGAACAATTGTCTAGATTGGAGACTTTAATTTGGTATAGCAACCAACTTCATTTCTGTGCAGACCTTGAATTAACAAACATCTTCTAACCCAAcaatcacttttaaaataaacctttACTTGACCACGAACACACATTTTTCAATTCATGGTTTTAAACACCATTATTTTTGCACACTCTGAAGCATATTTTTTCATCTCGATGTTGTCATgtcataaataaaaagataatagagAATGTCATTATCATTGCTCAAATGCACTAATACTCAGTAATAACCAGTGGTCTATTTCTCATCATCcaagtttataaaaaataactatggAACTTCAGTCACTGTCAGCCAGCAGACCGTCTTTCCTGCTCCACAATTAAATAAGTCAGTATTTTTGGAAGTACTGTCCAAGTTGCATGGGGCTCCCTCTGTATTGCCACTGGATAAGGAGACCTGAAACTTGATTTTTCAGCATCAAGATTTTCGTTAGCATCAAGTTATCACTTCCTTTATTTCCTTGGATAGTTGACACAGAACAGCTATCCTGTGTCACACGTGACTGAGGGCTTCCATTCTGTTGTTATTTCTAAATGTGTGGTAAGGCTTGTGCAGACTCCACAATTTAATAAAGTCCTTCTTTATACACCCATCTCATTAGCAGAGCTACCCCATGGGCTTAGGGTTCTTACTCCCACGTGGCTAGAGAATGACAAGCAAGGTCTCAAACCGGGTCTTTGAGTGCTGTCTGGTCCTTTTATGAGACTCACTTTGGTAAGAGAAAGGGGTAAGACACCTGAGTTTGGAAGTGGGCTGGGAACGGGGCACATTAATGATGCTGAAAACACACCTCATTTTCTGTACTATTTTGTTCAGGGTCAGCCCGAAACGAGAATGGCCTTTCCCCTGGTCGACTTCTAGTTTTGCTACCATCATCTTCACACCTGAATTCCCAGTCACTATACATATTCTCCACTGAGCTGAGTGCAGCTGACAGCAGGCACGGCAGTGTCCCCTCGTGCCACCCCAGGGAGCGCGAGCAGCGTTGTACCCCAGCCCCTCCACTCTCCCCTCAACCCACGGGAGGCGGGCAGCGCTCCAGGAGGCCAGGGGCGGTGCGGCGGCTGCACGCGGGGGCTGCCTGGGCTGGAGGGAGGAGCTTGCgcaggcggggcggggcggggcggggaggaGCCTGGACGGCGGGAGCAGCTGCGGCCGGCGGGCGCCGGGGGAGCCGCGCACCGCATGGTGGGGGTCGCAGGGTCCCACTGCGCACGGGAGATCAGACGCTCGGACAAACATGGTCTGTACCCCGGGAGAGGGGAGCGGGGCCACTGTTGCGGGCAGCCCCGGCGATGAACCGGGAGCCCCCACCCCGCCGGGAAGAAGGCAGGGGCGGTCAGGCGGCGCTGGCTCTTTAAGACCGTATTCCTGCTAACACCGACGGTGAGTAGCTtggcccaaagtccagggagaaaCCACGAGAAGGATGCGTCCTTGACTCAGAAGGTTTGGTCTGGATAGGTGGATGAGAGTACAAGTCTCTGGATGTGGGATTTAGGGAAGTTATGaatgggtgggggcgggggcggtcTGCTTTGAGCTAAAGCCCTCGGGTACCTTGTAAATTCTAACAGGGCTCCTGGAGAGGGCGGTGAGACTAAGCAAGGCCAAGTTCCAAAAGAAGGAGAGTCCCCCACCTGGCTTCAGCGTCCACACGGCATAGTCTTTCATGAATCTCGGTAAGCCTGGTAGCTTGTTAACTATTGGGGTGAATGCCGGAAGCTTCGGGTTTCAGTGGTGGATGGGGCAGCAGAGGAACCGACCACTACCGGCTGTCAGGTGGGCCTGGGGCACCCGGTTCTGCAGGCAGTTTCCTGGGCTGAGGAGTGGAGCTGCCTGCCTCCAGGCCTGGCCCACCAAAGGGGCATCAGCACCCTTAGGACCTCAGAGGGCACcgtagcaggcagctggtggctCTGTGCCTCCCTGGCACCCACTGGGCAGAGAGGGAGAGGTTGAGTGTTCTGATGACACTGGGTGAGCAGAATGAGGATTGTGAAGTCACAGGGGAAGTGGGATGGTACAGCTGGGGCTTGGGGCTGGCGCCTGGAGAGAGGAAAGGTGTTGCCCAGGCAGACTTGGTGCTTTCTGTCTGTGGAAGGGAGGCTGTGGATCATCAGGGCGTATCTGGTGCCCACGGTGGACTGATGAGTTGGGTGAGGCCACCCTACCACAAGGGTCCCCCTCCCCATCCTACACAGGAATGAAAACAGTCCCATGGCCACCCTCTAGAAGCCTAAATGCCACCCACACTATGTGGAAGGAAAACAGTAGAGAGACTGAGTGGCACATCCTGCTGCCCCCCTTTCTCCCAAACCTCCTCCCCGGCAGACCACCCTTGCTCTCTCCAAACCCAGTTCTGTGAGCTGTTCCTCCTGGGTAGCTGACATCTAGGATTTGGGTTGCCAAGGCTCTGGGGAATATGCACTGGAGAGCAGATGAGTCCAGAAGATCACCACTGACTCCCGTCCTCCTACTTCTCCAGATGCAGAGGCCTCCATGGCTGTGATAAGCCTGCTGTTCTTGGCAGTTATGTATGTTGTTCACCACCCCTTGATGGTCAGTGACCGGATGGACCTGGACACTCTGGCCAGAAGTCGGCAGCTGGAGAAGCGAATGAGTGAGGAGATGCGCCAGTTAGAGACAGAGTTTGAAGAGAGAAAGCGAGCAGCTGAgcagaagcagaaagcagagaacTTATGGAGAGGAGACACATCTGGTGACCAGTTAGTGCTAGGGAAGAAAGACATGGGGTGGCCGTTCCAGGCTGACAGCCAGGAGGGGCCTCTGGGATGGATGCTAGGAAACCTGTGGAATGCAGGCCTCTTTTGCCTTTTTCTCGTCTTCGAGATCCTGCGACAGAACATGCAGCATGAGCCGGCCTTTGAGTCCAGCAgtgatgaagaggaggaggaagtccGTGTTGTGCCTGTCACCTCTTACAACTGGCTCAGTGACTTCCCCTCCCAGGAGGCCCTGGACTCCTTTTACAGACACTATGTCCAAAATGCCATCCGTGACTTGCCTTGCACCTGTGAATTTGTGGAGAGCTTTGTGGATGATCTCATTGAGGCCTGTCGGGTGCTCAGTCGCCAGGAGACTCACCCACAGTTGGAGGACTGCCTGGGCATCGGGGCTGCCTTTGAGAAATGGGGAACCCTCCACGAGACCCAGAAATTTGATATCCTCGTGCCCATTGTCCCCCCGCAGGGCACTATGTTTGTCCTGGAGATGAGGGATCCGGCCCTAGGCCGCCGCTGTGGCTGTGTGCTGGTGGAGTCAGAATGTGTGTGCAAACGTGAGAAACTCCTAGGAGACGTGCTGTGCTTGGTGCACCACCACAAGGTGTTGGGGAAGTGTAGCAGCTCCATCAAGGCAGCTCTTTGCACCGGCTCTCACCTGGATGTGTGCAAGACCATGCAGTGGTTCCGAAACATGGTGGGCAATGCCTGGACCCTTGTGGCCCACAAGTATGACTTCAAGCTCAGTCTTCCACCATCTACCACCACCTGCAAGCTCAGGCTGGACTATCGCTCAGGCCGCTTTCTCTCAATCCACTTGATCCTTGGGGTCCAACGGGAGGACACCTTGGTCTACCTGGTGAGTCAGGCCCCTGACCAGGAACAGCTCACCAGTATGGACTGGCCTGAGTCCTTTGCAGCCTGTGAGCACTTGTTTCTGAAGCTGGTAGGACGTTTTGCCCCCGAGAACACCTGTCACCTCAAGTGCCTCCAGATCATTTTAAGTCTCCAGGAGCATCAGAGCTTACCCCATGGGGCATCTCGCCCCATTCTCACCTCTTACCACTTCAAAACAGCCCTCATGCACCTGTTGCTAAGGCTGCCTCTAACAGACTGGCAGCACAACATGCTCTGTCAGCGGCTCCAGGACATTCTTTGGTTCTTGGGCCGTGGCCTCCAGCAAAGGTCTCTTCATCATTTCCTCATTGGTAACGCCTTCCTGCCCCTGACCATCCCCATCCCTAAGACATTTCGGAATGCTGAGCCTGTCAATCTCTTCCAGCACCTGGTGCTGAACCCCATGGCACATTCACAGGCAGTGGAAGAGTTCCACAACCTTCTGACCCAGGTGAAAACTCTGCCCTGTGCCCCATTGGTTGGGGCACCTTAATATAAAGGCcattagggccggccccgtggctcactcgggagagtgtggcgctggtagcaccatggcagccatgggttcggatcctatatagggatggctggtgcgctcactggctgagcgtggtgcagaccagactgtgctgagggttgcaatccccttaccggtctaaataaataaataaataaataaataatataaaggcCATTAAAAAAATGGGAGAAGGTATTTCTGATTCTTCAGGCtgcaaaatagtttatttttcagGTATATCAGCGATTTATATGCCCTTCACCTTGCCAGTGGGGGCTATAATTAAGACAATATAAGGAGTGTAGGAGATGGTCATGAGGATGGATGCAGCCTGTGGAGACTAATCTAGGGTGggtcttttgtgtttttcttctcctgccttcacttTCATCATGATCCAAAGAAGGTCAAGGGAAACAGATGTTATGGGAGGATCTTGCTGCTAAGGAGTTGAGATCCAGAGGGGGCCTGTGAAGCTGTGTTTTTGTATCAACAACACTGGAAGTGACAGAGAACCAGAGAATACCTCCATTCAAGCTTATTCCTTTTTGTGAATGACTCTCAACATGTTCCTTGTGGACTAGTTTTCTTGTTGAACTGTTAGCTTAATTCATCCAAGTTGATGGCACTCCATTTTATACCAAATACTGTGATGTCAACTTCTCATATTTTAGGATCTAATTTTTCATatcctattttgaaaatataaccaaaatgtttatttttcactttcttaatttaGCCCTATTTTCATGATGTGATAGCTGTTTTTTGTGCATCTGAAAAAAACTCCAGTAGTACTCAAATAGTTTATTAGCATTGAATCACAAACCAATATTAAGTCAACAGTGACCTGTCTAATAATTGAGATCATGTATTTACTATAATTAATGAAATAGCTCACCTCTGAAGGTCTTTTCAGTGCCTGAGAGCAACATTATAAAGCCTTTCATGAGGACAGTCTTTCTGGTGGCTTGAGATGAACAATTACTTTGTTTCTGAGGGGAGCCACTTGTTTGTTAAATGGAAAGAAGGTTTAGCTACCATGTGTAGCTGTACTTTTTCTCAGTCTGGTCACGCCTTTGTATTCTCTTTTCAAAGATGACAAAGGGATTATTTGAACTATATTTGTGGCTTTGAAATGAGGGGTTATCACAATCCAGGCCCACTGCCAGGGTTGGACAGGAAGGGACTATGCAGCAGTCCAGCTCTAAGTCATGATTTTAGATGTATGATTggtgtgttttctcttctctcaagGGGAGCATTAAGAAATGCAACCATAGTTGTGGGTGTGGTTGTTTTGGAAATACCAATGTTGTTCTACCCAGCACTGCCAGGAATATCTGGTGGGGAGGATAACCTGGCCCCACATTTAACTTGACCTCAGAGGAGATCACATACTGGCCTCTGTGAGCTTTAGTTGTAGAATCCATACCCTCCCcccagcaaaaataaatttaaagtgttCCAGAAGCTGATACTAGTCAATACCTGGGGCTCCTGCTGCACAATAGCTGCTCTGTCCCCATGTTGTCTGCTGGCATCTGTTAGTTATTGCTTTTGAGGCAACATGCAATGATGGTGGTTTCTATGCTGGTGggattttgatgttttaaaaacatccatatattttttgtttagaaAATCATTTGCTGGTGTTTTAGTTCCAAGTCAATAAAGGAAGCTAATTTCTGTGTAAGTTGGAATCTGTGCAATAACACACTCATCAAACCAGCATTCTCACATGCCTGTTCCCGAGAAGTTCATGTTACCCTGACAGTTCTTGGGTGGGGCAGCAGGTGCAAGAAAGTGTATAGAAAAAACAACAGATAGTAATGGAAAGAACAGACCAGTAGTGCTCTTGGAATACTGTTACAATTAAAGAGGAAACCTGTCCAGATATCTAGGAAGCTAAGCTTTATTCTAAAACAAAACCTGGCTAGCACCCAGGATACAAATGTAGTTATAGTAATGGGAGTACGTAGCGTTCACTGAAAATTGCCAATGATCCAGCCACTGCTCTAACTGCTTTATAACtggtaactcatttaatcctcacactatAACCCCATGAAATGGGCCCTTTATCtcctccattttacatatgaggaaactgaggcccagaaagggtaTGCAACTTCCCCAGGGTCATATagacagtaagtggcagagcctgaaGAAAGTACCTGCCTTGGCAGCCTTTCGGCATGGTTTTGGGAATAAAACAAAGGTAAGGGTTAAAATGCTTTGAAAGGCAGAAAACTGTATTAATTTTAAAGGGTGGTATGTTATTGTTTGGAAATTCTAGAAGACAAAGTGTTGGTTCTTAGCCCAGTCTTTGGGAGGTCAGGAATTTCATATGACATAAAAAAACTAAAGGCATTTGCTCAGAGGCCAAAATGAATGCAAAGCCATTGCAACTATGTGACCAGAGTCCCAGTGACTTGATAGTTTATATCAGTAACTACTTTATGATATAAACAGGCTGGAAGGTCAGGGCAAATTTGAAGCCAAAAGATTGCTTGTTCAGGTAGCCAACAGATTAATACTATTGTTTCTCACTTAAACTAAGGCTGTTTCCCATTTATTGTGAGGAAGCAGAATCCTGGTAAGGAGTaaaatgggggaggggaatggCTCCAACACTGCTTTTTTGGCAGCCTAGGAGTTGGGGAGGGGCCTGACTTTTACTTTTGTACAAACAGAGGAATTGAGTTTTGCACACTACTGATACTACTGAtaaatcattcagtcttttggcaTCCTCCGTAGCCCTAACCCCCAAACAAAGATGGCATTCAGAGCAGGAAGTGAAAGACCTGCCGGCACTGTTTGTGCCTGGCCCACAGAAATGCTGGGGATGGAGCTGGTCCTGCCTCCCTACACTTGAAGCCCCAAGCAGTCAGCTTAGGAGGCTCTATTATTGCCGCAGTTCAGCCTCAAGTCTCGCCTAGAGGGTCACTTAGTAGTCTTCCTCTGCCAGGGGTTCCAAGCCAGTTCTTCGGAGGCTCCCAATTCAGTGCCACCTACCACCCTCCCAACCCTTGCTGCTCTTAATGCACACATGGAAGCCAGGGGATCAGACCTCTTCCCACTCTCCTTCAAATGCACTCAGCAGATAGAACAAGCTAGAGAGATGACAGAGATTCTAGCATACACTGAGCCCACATGTTCACGGGAGTTTATTACCTAATTCTTCATAAAGTCTATTGAAGGGGatattgtcatccccattttatagatggggaagaAAATGAGGCCTACAGAGTTTAACGTGCTCAACTCAGGATTTAAACTTGTCTTCCAACTGTACTCATTCTATACATATTTAAGCACTTGCTGTGTCCAGGGCCTGATGCTGGCAAATAATGGTGAGCAGACACAGCTTCATTCTCTCGGAGTTGACAGTCTACGGAAGCGAGATACATGAAACAGTCACTCCACTACATGCATGTAAAATTGCAATGTGACAAGTTTTACTGAAGCCTCCAGTAAGGAGAGTTGGGCATATCAGGGAAGTGAGGGGACCAGAAACCTGACTGGAAATCACTGGGTGAAGTAGGGATGAAGAGGATCCAGGTGGAGGACAGTGCATGTGCAGAGGGCACATGGTGGGAATGGGCATGGTGAGGGCAGGTCAAGGAAGGCCCATGTGGCCAGAAGGGAGGGAGCAAGAGGAGGCAAGGTGTAAAATGAGCCTGAGAGGCAGCAGGGGGATGAAGTGGGGCAGGCTAACCCTGCAGGGTCTTGTAGGTCACTTTAAAAGTTCCCAGGGCGATGGGACATTTGAAAGGTCTTAGACTTATGGGAGGAAGAGGTGGAGGACAAGTGGGAGTGACAGATTAGATTTGTACTTGGGAAACACCACTTTGGGCCAAACAAGAAGGTGGTAGAGCAGGACAGTCAGGTTATGTGCATGAAAAGGAGAGAGGCAAGATCGAAGAGATTTTCAGGAGGTAAAAGAGCTCGATAATGGATTCTgcgtggagagaagggagggagatatcCAGGATGACTCCTGGGTGCTGCTAACTTGGGGTTCCTAGGTGGCTGGTGGTATCATTGGCTGAGATGAAGAGTACTGTAAACTTTTCTTTCCTCTATCCCACACTGCCTTGGCTAAAGATTTGATGGTGGTCACTGCAAGAACAAGTTTGTGTGAATAATAAGTTTATAAAGTGGTTTTCAACAAAGGGCAGTACTTTTTGGTTGCCAAAATGAATGAAGGGCACTGATAGCATTTAGCGCGCAAACGGTGTCAGGGATACTAAACAGTCTTACAGAGAGGGCAAGAGTCCCTCAGGTCAAGAACTGTTTCAATAGAGCCATGTTGTTCCATTCTGAATTGAAGCCCTGGAGCCAAAGCTAGATCCAGAGATGAAAACAAAGACGTGGGAGGACGTGATCCCTTCCACATGAAATTCCACCTTTGTGAGTCACTCCTTTCATCTTAAAGAAATTGGGCAATGAATAAAGATTGGGCATCACATGAGAATGCATAATATGAAGACCCTGGTTACAGTTTCTACTCCTACCTGCAAATGAATAGGCCCAGAAAGGTGTAAGAGACTGATTGAATGGACATAAAAATTCTACTTGTTAAGAACAAGTTACTGACCTTCATAGCTAAAATATGAAACTCTTCTGAAGTATGAAAAGACGTCTTGTCATAGTGTACCTCTGTTTATGATATTAGGCCTCTGTGAATGTTGGTGTAATTGTAAATAGTGTCAAACTCCATTTTCCATCAAGTATTAATTATAAGGGAATTatgtctgaaaaaagaaaaattgtttcaCCCTGAATGCCAATAGCACCCTTGAGGAGAAACGCTATAAAAGACGGCAGTTGGGTGAGTTATAATAAATTACAGGACGTTCTAGGGATGTTTGAGATTCGCGTTGGCTTTTCCTTCCACAATACAATTTTGGGGGCAGATGAAACTGAACGGACAGGAGGCATTTTATTCGTCTCGGTTTTCCGACCTTTTTTTTTGGGAGGAGGTTTCCAGGAAGCTGTGCACAGGAATCTGAAGAGACGATGgccttcattaaaaaaatgtacatacaacATTTTGCATC
It encodes:
- the ITPRIPL1 gene encoding inositol 1,4,5-trisphosphate receptor-interacting protein-like 1; the encoded protein is MAVISLLFLAVMYVVHHPLMVSDRMDLDTLARSRQLEKRMSEEMRQLETEFEERKRAAEQKQKAENLWRGDTSGDQLVLGKKDMGWPFQADSQEGPLGWMLGNLWNAGLFCLFLVFEILRQNMQHEPAFESSSDEEEEEVRVVPVTSYNWLSDFPSQEALDSFYRHYVQNAIRDLPCTCEFVESFVDDLIEACRVLSRQETHPQLEDCLGIGAAFEKWGTLHETQKFDILVPIVPPQGTMFVLEMRDPALGRRCGCVLVESECVCKREKLLGDVLCLVHHHKVLGKCSSSIKAALCTGSHLDVCKTMQWFRNMVGNAWTLVAHKYDFKLSLPPSTTTCKLRLDYRSGRFLSIHLILGVQREDTLVYLVSQAPDQEQLTSMDWPESFAACEHLFLKLVGRFAPENTCHLKCLQIILSLQEHQSLPHGASRPILTSYHFKTALMHLLLRLPLTDWQHNMLCQRLQDILWFLGRGLQQRSLHHFLIGNAFLPLTIPIPKTFRNAEPVNLFQHLVLNPMAHSQAVEEFHNLLTQVKTLPCAPLVGAP